The following are encoded in a window of bacterium genomic DNA:
- the proC gene encoding pyrroline-5-carboxylate reductase, whose translation MLKGKKLALIGAGKLGEALVTGLLKQGDLERDSIAATVGHEDSIRRVREKLGIKATTENVSVVQGSDIILLAVKPQNMDKVVREISSVVRPNQVIITVAASITTSFIEERLTGKIPVVRAMPNTPCVLGVGMTALSGGTHATQESLHTAELIFKCVGETVFLDESLMDGVTGLSASGPAYLYVVIESLAEAGVKLGIPREVSTLLAAQTMLGAAKMVLESKAHPALLKDMVTTPAGCTIDGLLELEEGKLRVTLIKAVVKAAERAHELVHGK comes from the coding sequence ATGTTAAAAGGGAAAAAGCTGGCTTTAATTGGAGCAGGAAAACTGGGCGAGGCGCTCGTTACCGGTCTTCTCAAACAAGGGGACCTGGAGCGGGATTCGATTGCCGCAACTGTAGGTCACGAAGATTCGATCCGGCGTGTGCGGGAAAAACTTGGCATCAAAGCGACGACAGAAAATGTTTCAGTGGTTCAAGGAAGCGACATCATCTTACTCGCCGTTAAACCTCAAAACATGGACAAAGTGGTGCGTGAAATCTCTTCCGTTGTTCGCCCGAATCAAGTGATCATCACGGTTGCCGCATCCATCACAACTTCGTTCATTGAAGAGCGACTGACCGGAAAAATCCCGGTTGTTCGGGCAATGCCGAATACGCCGTGTGTTCTTGGCGTGGGTATGACGGCTTTATCCGGTGGCACTCACGCAACGCAGGAAAGTTTGCACACTGCAGAACTCATTTTTAAATGTGTGGGAGAAACCGTATTTCTGGATGAATCCTTGATGGATGGCGTGACCGGTCTATCCGCCAGCGGTCCCGCTTATCTCTACGTTGTGATCGAATCTCTTGCAGAGGCCGGTGTAAAATTGGGAATTCCGCGCGAAGTTTCTACTCTGCTTGCTGCACAAACGATGCTCGGCGCAGCAAAGATGGTCCTGGAATCGAAAGCGCATCCCGCCCTGTTGAAAGATATGGTTACAACCCCCGCCGGTTGCACGATTGACGGACTTCTTGAGCTCGAAGAAGGAAAGTTGCGTGTGACTCTTATCAAAGCAGTCGTGAAGGCCGCCGAACGAGCCCATGAGCTTGTTCATGGCAAATAA
- a CDS encoding type II toxin-antitoxin system VapC family toxin, whose product MSKYILDTDTCIYWLNGNQRIENKILKAGLENVFITIITECELYYGAYKSKKVKKNLAVIDELRSKVKTLHSSAEVAPHYGSIKVMLERKGMPLDDADLLIACITLSTEGTLVSNNNSHFTRIPGLELENWLTTM is encoded by the coding sequence ATGTCTAAATACATTCTGGACACTGATACTTGCATTTACTGGTTGAATGGGAACCAGAGGATCGAGAACAAGATTCTCAAAGCAGGTCTCGAAAACGTTTTCATTACAATCATAACGGAGTGTGAACTCTATTACGGCGCTTATAAGTCGAAGAAGGTAAAGAAAAATCTTGCTGTGATTGACGAACTTCGCAGCAAAGTTAAAACTTTGCACAGTTCGGCAGAGGTTGCACCACATTATGGCAGCATCAAGGTCATGCTCGAACGCAAAGGAATGCCTCTTGATGACGCTGATCTACTCATCGCCTGCATTACTCTTTCAACCGAAGGAACGCTTGTGAGCAATAACAATTCTCATTTCACCAGAATTCCCGGCCTCGAATTGGAAAACTGGCTGACGACAATGTGA
- a CDS encoding TRAM domain-containing protein, translating into MSLLLSRLVLVMLLVITGYITKPFQAPNPFAEIYGMALGGILGILIIFLESRIRGVGPKTLIGSVIGLVVGIILAILVSFLIGNFNRSKETTSILQIFSFCFFIYIGLLLGSKKADWFDPANLMALFGEKGEKKSYKILDTSVIIDGRIADLTETGFIEGTIVVPQFVLRELQHIADSPDSLKRNRGRRGIEILQRMQKKPELNVTITEIDFPEVPEVDMKLIELAKQLDAKIVTNDYNLNKIAQLRGVKVLNINELASSLRPVVLPGETMKVFILKEGKEYNQGVAYLDDGTMVVVDNARKLIGRNIDVTVTSVLQTTVGKMIFGKHEEE; encoded by the coding sequence TTGAGTTTGCTCTTAAGCAGACTTGTGCTTGTGATGCTACTGGTCATCACAGGATATATTACGAAACCGTTTCAGGCTCCGAATCCATTCGCAGAGATTTACGGAATGGCTCTTGGTGGCATTCTAGGCATACTCATCATTTTTCTAGAAAGCAGAATCAGGGGCGTAGGGCCAAAAACCCTGATCGGATCTGTTATCGGTTTAGTTGTGGGGATCATCCTGGCGATACTGGTAAGTTTCTTGATAGGTAACTTCAATAGAAGTAAAGAAACCACTTCGATACTTCAAATATTTTCATTTTGCTTCTTCATTTACATTGGTTTGCTTTTGGGGAGTAAGAAGGCGGACTGGTTCGACCCGGCCAATTTGATGGCTTTATTCGGCGAAAAAGGTGAGAAGAAGAGTTACAAAATCCTTGATACAAGTGTGATCATCGATGGTCGTATTGCTGATTTGACGGAAACTGGGTTTATCGAAGGCACCATTGTTGTTCCTCAGTTTGTATTGAGGGAATTGCAGCATATTGCTGACTCACCCGATTCATTAAAAAGGAATCGCGGACGAAGGGGAATTGAAATCCTGCAAAGGATGCAAAAGAAACCGGAATTGAATGTGACGATTACGGAAATTGATTTCCCTGAAGTTCCTGAAGTTGATATGAAGCTGATCGAGCTGGCCAAACAGCTGGATGCGAAAATTGTAACGAACGACTATAACCTCAATAAAATCGCTCAGCTGCGAGGGGTGAAAGTGCTGAACATTAATGAGCTCGCCAGTTCACTTCGCCCGGTCGTTTTACCGGGAGAGACCATGAAGGTCTTTATCCTCAAAGAAGGAAAAGAATACAATCAAGGTGTTGCCTACTTAGATGATGGAACCATGGTTGTTGTGGATAACGCGCGCAAACTGATCGGGCGCAATATCGATGTTACTGTAACGAGTGTATTGCAAACAACCGTGGGGAAAATGATTTTCGGCAAGCATGAAGAAGAATAA
- a CDS encoding urea transporter: MKETFVSPQLSYLIIIFFSALWIGLGLWWSRRIRTTEDYLFAGRNVGLAFGTATVIATWCTGQTTMAAPELVYNVGIWGMFGFALGSFGLLFFAPLSKRIRTLMPRGFTSGDFVRLRYDRKTWALFLVISTVYFIGWLITQGMGAGLVLQAVSGIHYRAGMIVIVSVCTIYVLFGGMKAIIGTDFIQAILILALLLTLAVLVYSKIGFESIYEGLLTSTPDRLNLLLPVGLLYAWNTCLFSIGEIFHSNVWWARAYSFRPDVNKKAFVLGGLSWMTIPFVTGSLGFVALAQGYEVPHVNMIFPIVAGKILGVAGGVLVLIIIFCALASTIDSLLGATADLLVQDVYRVMINRNANDEEMRKASRWIVVGLGLLTIALAWNYVTTMALLLLFTGAMVGSTIWPIATGLYWKSASRHGAFWGMLIGSAAGLWTYFAIAPYAAALIGAAVSAIIVVVFARLNPEKFDYNRLNEEFRLTAEV, encoded by the coding sequence GTGAAAGAGACTTTCGTCTCGCCCCAACTGTCCTACCTGATCATCATATTTTTTTCGGCACTCTGGATCGGTCTTGGCCTCTGGTGGAGTCGACGCATTCGGACGACTGAAGATTATCTATTCGCGGGACGCAATGTTGGACTTGCATTTGGAACAGCGACCGTCATAGCAACCTGGTGTACGGGGCAGACCACAATGGCCGCTCCGGAACTGGTCTATAACGTGGGAATATGGGGCATGTTCGGCTTTGCGCTTGGTTCGTTTGGGCTGCTCTTTTTTGCCCCTCTATCAAAAAGAATCCGCACGCTGATGCCGCGTGGATTTACGAGTGGGGATTTTGTCCGCCTGCGCTATGATCGCAAGACCTGGGCACTTTTTCTTGTCATTTCGACTGTATACTTCATCGGCTGGCTTATCACTCAGGGCATGGGAGCAGGTCTCGTCTTGCAGGCAGTCTCGGGAATCCATTACAGAGCAGGTATGATTGTGATTGTTTCTGTCTGCACCATCTACGTGCTATTCGGCGGAATGAAGGCGATTATCGGCACGGACTTCATTCAGGCAATTCTGATTCTCGCATTGCTCCTTACGCTTGCTGTTCTTGTATATTCGAAGATTGGATTTGAATCGATTTATGAAGGGCTTCTAACCTCCACACCTGACAGGCTCAACTTGCTTTTACCGGTCGGACTCTTGTATGCCTGGAACACCTGCCTATTCTCGATTGGCGAAATCTTCCATTCCAACGTATGGTGGGCGCGGGCATATTCATTTCGGCCTGATGTGAATAAAAAGGCTTTTGTTCTTGGTGGCCTTTCGTGGATGACCATTCCGTTCGTTACGGGATCGCTTGGATTTGTGGCCCTAGCGCAGGGTTATGAAGTTCCTCACGTCAACATGATTTTCCCCATCGTGGCGGGAAAGATTCTGGGTGTCGCTGGAGGAGTATTGGTGCTCATTATTATTTTTTGCGCGCTGGCATCTACCATTGATTCACTTCTTGGCGCGACTGCTGATCTGCTGGTGCAGGATGTTTATCGCGTAATGATCAATCGCAACGCAAATGATGAAGAAATGCGAAAAGCGTCACGGTGGATTGTGGTAGGCCTTGGACTTTTAACAATTGCTCTTGCGTGGAATTATGTCACGACTATGGCGCTTTTGCTTCTTTTTACAGGCGCAATGGTGGGTTCAACAATCTGGCCCATCGCCACCGGCTTATACTGGAAAAGCGCAAGTCGGCACGGAGCTTTCTGGGGCATGTTGATCGGTTCGGCTGCGGGTTTATGGACGTATTTTGCAATCGCTCCATACGCTGCTGCTCTGATCGGTGCGGCAGTTTCTGCGATCATCGTTGTTGTTTTTGCGCGTCTTAACCCGGAAAAATTTGACTACAACCGGCTGAACGAAGAATTCCGTCTAACAGCAGAAGTCTAG
- a CDS encoding sigma 54-interacting transcriptional regulator, translating into MISGYSIVGELFRGKKRVVYRAFRNEDSLPVIIKILSGEFPTASDLADLRREYEILKSLQIDGVAKALDLKKDQKTLALILQDAGGTPLRKLMDGPMDLPLFFEIAIPLGRILGELHQNMIIHKDINPKNIIVNPNTRKTELIDFSIASRLPRLDQKLTHPDLLEGTLAYISPEQTGRMNRLIDYLSDFYSLGVTFYEMLTGHLPFESRDPLELVHWHIAKPPKPPIELNPAVPQPLSNIILKLLSKTAEERYLSGFSLKKDLERSWEEFQKTGTIQPFALGEQEASDRFNIPQRLYGRDKELETLLRSFDRVSNGAVELLMVSGYSGIGKTSLIHEIYKPVVARKAYFTGGKFDQLNRVVPYSGLIQAFRELVRQLLTENVDQIEIWKNRLLNSLRSNAQIIIDVIPEVELILGKQPPVAELGPVESQNRFNLVFQNFIRNFAKPEHPLVIFLDDLQWADSATLKLLQSLVNNPDISHLFVIGAYRDNEVSPSHPLIRTLAEMQNGGAELNQILMRALAMPDLNQLIADTIKCKKRASAPLAHLVMSKTLGNPFFVTQFLKALHQEDLIYFDYASGQWKFLLDQIRNIDMTDNVVDLMARKLQTFSSETRHALILAACMGNRFDIDTLSVVSEQSIEQTRNQLWEAILNGFLVPLDQNESFSRLYKFLHDRIQQAAYDLIPHDKKAEVHLKVGELMLAGNQEAELDEKIFEIVNHMNLGSALIESDQKRFHLAGLNLQAGRKAKSSTAYEAALGYFRAGINLLNQDSWSLHYDLTFDLYLQSAECEYLCGQFDRAEQSFDLLLKEVESPLGKAKVQTLRILQYENVSRYQDAIRVGHEALQLFGLSFPKDRLEKRAALQKEISAIDALVGDRAIQSLIDLPEMTDPQIRTVMELLSNLHTSCYLSGDEPLTLLNTTAMVRLSLLYGNREESAYGYVLYAAMLLGPKRKDYKSAYEFGLLAQQVNDRFHNPTIRARVLMNFAWAISLWRMPIENSFPITREAFRLAHENGLFVEASYALFNESWFYLLAGRDLSTFRETYRTNVDYNKRVKMHRFADGQQVILQWGSALEGLTKNPTSFSDQNFDEALFRQSYEGHSLFEMFYFVSKLAVLYTFDEFVAALQIAEEAERVIQDFNGTIWDELTVFYKAVTLAALHTTAVDPVAIENELEQLNARLRLWAENAPYTFRLQYFIVSAEIARIRGDFTEAMNLFESAIELSGGHDCPREGALASELYAKFWLLRNNQKIARAYMNDAYQAYTQWGAIAKAKSLQSKYPEWIDRDEKTSGLSGPLLTSHVQPGTLDAFAIAKAAQAISSEIVLERLLEKLIRIILENAGAQKALLIRNKEEEFWIQAEGSLEGVQVSPFSPVKSSTQFSHAVVNYVKRTRQSVVIASAEADPTFAQDPYIQEHSAKSIMCLPILHQNNFIGILYLENNLMTEAFTFDRIQLVQTLSSQSAISLEIARLYKEMQQEIEQRKQAEEALRKALSEVEKLKNKLEAENIYLQEEIKSEHNFEQIVGTSQPMRKLFQNIEKVSRTDATVLVIGETGTGKELVARAIHTRSKRKDSPLITVNCAALPSGLIESELFGHEKGAFTGASARKKGRFELADGGSIFLDEVGELPFETQTKLLRVLQEQEFERVGGIQPLKVDVRVIAATNKDLQETVKNGAFRADLFYRLNIFPIQLPALRDRQEDIRLLTSHFVNKFSRRMRKKIDRVSPKANDILLSYSWPGNVRELANVLERAVILCEGGVLDQEHLAIAASHSVQAVSLSTLEETERSHILRALEKTRWVVGGAFGAARMLGLNRTTLIARMKKLGIARPNARVQ; encoded by the coding sequence ATGATTTCCGGTTACAGCATTGTTGGAGAACTCTTTCGCGGTAAGAAGCGAGTCGTTTACCGCGCGTTTCGAAATGAGGACTCGCTGCCTGTCATCATTAAAATCCTTTCCGGAGAATTCCCGACGGCTTCCGATCTCGCTGATTTAAGGCGTGAATATGAAATTCTGAAGAGTTTACAAATTGACGGCGTTGCGAAAGCCCTGGATCTGAAAAAAGACCAGAAAACTCTGGCGTTAATTCTACAGGACGCCGGAGGAACTCCATTGAGAAAGCTGATGGATGGGCCGATGGATCTTCCGCTTTTTTTCGAAATAGCAATTCCATTAGGCAGAATCCTGGGCGAACTTCATCAGAACATGATCATCCACAAGGATATAAATCCAAAAAACATCATTGTGAACCCGAATACCAGAAAAACTGAGCTGATCGACTTCAGTATTGCCTCTCGACTACCTCGTCTGGACCAGAAACTGACACATCCAGACTTGCTGGAGGGGACTCTCGCTTACATATCGCCAGAGCAGACTGGCCGTATGAATCGCTTGATTGACTATCTCAGCGATTTCTATTCCTTGGGTGTGACTTTTTATGAGATGCTCACCGGACATTTGCCGTTTGAATCACGCGACCCACTCGAGTTAGTTCACTGGCATATCGCAAAACCGCCTAAGCCTCCCATCGAATTAAACCCTGCCGTCCCTCAGCCACTTTCAAACATCATATTGAAGTTGCTTTCCAAAACGGCAGAAGAACGATATTTAAGTGGTTTTAGTTTGAAAAAGGATCTGGAACGTTCTTGGGAAGAGTTTCAAAAAACGGGAACGATTCAACCGTTTGCGCTCGGTGAACAGGAGGCGTCCGACCGGTTCAACATTCCTCAGAGGCTTTATGGACGCGATAAGGAATTAGAAACTCTTTTGAGATCCTTCGATCGTGTAAGCAACGGGGCAGTTGAATTGCTGATGGTCTCCGGTTATTCCGGAATCGGTAAAACCTCATTGATTCATGAAATTTATAAGCCTGTCGTTGCCCGCAAGGCTTATTTTACGGGTGGAAAGTTTGATCAATTGAACCGTGTGGTGCCGTATAGCGGTCTCATACAGGCTTTTCGAGAATTGGTGCGGCAGTTGTTAACAGAAAACGTCGACCAGATTGAAATCTGGAAAAACAGGCTGCTGAATAGTTTGCGATCAAACGCTCAGATCATCATCGATGTGATTCCCGAAGTGGAATTGATTCTGGGGAAACAACCTCCGGTGGCAGAGCTTGGGCCGGTGGAGTCGCAAAACAGGTTCAATCTTGTATTTCAGAACTTCATCCGCAATTTCGCGAAACCGGAACATCCTCTGGTGATTTTTCTCGATGACCTTCAATGGGCCGATTCTGCCACGCTAAAACTTCTGCAATCTCTCGTGAACAATCCCGATATCAGTCATCTTTTTGTTATCGGAGCTTACAGGGACAACGAAGTGAGTCCGAGTCATCCATTAATCCGGACTTTAGCTGAAATGCAAAACGGCGGGGCAGAGCTGAACCAAATCCTGATGAGAGCTCTTGCGATGCCTGATTTGAACCAGTTGATCGCGGATACAATCAAGTGCAAGAAGAGGGCTTCAGCGCCTTTGGCGCATCTTGTAATGTCCAAGACACTGGGGAATCCGTTCTTTGTAACGCAGTTCTTGAAGGCGTTGCATCAAGAGGATCTCATTTACTTTGATTATGCAAGCGGGCAATGGAAATTTCTGCTGGATCAGATTCGAAACATTGACATGACGGATAATGTAGTGGACTTAATGGCCCGCAAGCTACAAACATTCTCGTCTGAAACGCGGCATGCTCTGATCCTGGCCGCTTGTATGGGAAACCGTTTCGATATTGATACTCTTTCAGTGGTCAGTGAACAATCGATCGAACAGACAAGAAATCAATTGTGGGAGGCAATTTTGAACGGTTTTCTCGTTCCGCTGGATCAGAATGAATCCTTCAGCAGGCTATACAAGTTCTTGCATGATCGGATCCAGCAGGCAGCTTACGACCTGATTCCCCATGACAAAAAAGCTGAGGTGCATCTGAAAGTGGGAGAGCTCATGCTGGCCGGGAATCAGGAGGCCGAGCTTGATGAAAAGATTTTCGAGATTGTCAATCATATGAATCTCGGAAGCGCACTGATTGAGTCCGATCAAAAACGATTCCATCTTGCAGGGTTGAATCTACAAGCGGGCCGGAAAGCGAAATCCTCAACGGCATATGAAGCCGCGCTCGGATATTTTCGCGCGGGAATCAACCTTCTGAATCAGGATAGTTGGAGTTTGCACTATGACCTCACCTTCGATTTGTATTTGCAGTCGGCAGAGTGTGAATATTTGTGCGGACAATTCGACCGGGCAGAACAGTCTTTTGATCTTCTTTTAAAAGAGGTGGAGTCGCCGCTCGGCAAAGCGAAGGTGCAAACTCTGCGCATTTTGCAATACGAAAACGTCTCACGTTACCAGGATGCCATTCGAGTGGGTCATGAAGCACTCCAGTTATTCGGGCTTTCGTTTCCAAAGGATCGATTAGAAAAACGCGCGGCATTGCAGAAAGAAATTTCTGCCATCGATGCTCTGGTGGGAGATCGCGCCATCCAATCGCTGATCGATCTTCCGGAGATGACTGATCCTCAAATTCGCACGGTCATGGAACTTCTAAGCAATCTTCATACATCCTGTTACCTTTCAGGTGATGAACCGCTGACTCTTTTAAACACTACAGCCATGGTGCGGCTGTCCCTGCTGTACGGAAATAGGGAGGAGTCGGCTTATGGATATGTGCTCTATGCGGCGATGCTTCTAGGTCCTAAACGAAAAGATTACAAGTCAGCATATGAATTTGGCTTGCTCGCGCAACAGGTAAATGACCGCTTTCATAATCCAACGATTCGAGCCAGAGTTCTGATGAATTTTGCATGGGCAATCAGCCTCTGGCGAATGCCGATTGAGAATTCATTCCCGATTACTCGGGAAGCCTTCCGTCTGGCGCACGAGAACGGGTTGTTTGTGGAAGCGTCCTATGCATTGTTCAACGAGAGCTGGTTCTATCTTCTTGCTGGTCGCGATTTGTCAACGTTTCGCGAGACATACCGAACCAATGTCGATTACAACAAGCGCGTCAAGATGCACCGCTTTGCCGATGGCCAACAGGTGATTCTTCAATGGGGAAGCGCGCTGGAAGGTTTAACGAAAAATCCAACGTCCTTTAGCGATCAAAATTTCGATGAAGCGCTTTTCCGGCAGAGTTATGAAGGGCACAGCCTTTTTGAAATGTTTTACTTTGTCAGCAAGCTCGCAGTTCTGTATACATTTGATGAATTTGTAGCTGCTCTACAGATTGCCGAAGAAGCCGAAAGAGTGATACAGGATTTCAACGGAACGATCTGGGATGAGCTGACAGTGTTTTACAAAGCAGTTACCCTTGCTGCTCTCCACACGACAGCAGTAGATCCGGTTGCAATCGAAAATGAGTTGGAGCAACTAAATGCACGCCTCCGATTGTGGGCCGAGAATGCTCCTTATACTTTCCGTCTGCAATACTTCATCGTTTCTGCTGAGATTGCGAGGATACGCGGCGATTTTACAGAGGCAATGAACTTGTTTGAATCAGCCATTGAGCTGTCTGGCGGTCATGATTGTCCGAGAGAAGGAGCTCTGGCTAGCGAATTGTATGCAAAATTCTGGTTGTTGCGGAACAATCAAAAAATAGCCAGGGCATACATGAACGATGCTTATCAAGCCTACACTCAATGGGGCGCCATTGCCAAAGCGAAAAGTCTGCAGAGCAAATATCCCGAATGGATCGATCGCGATGAAAAAACAAGCGGGTTAAGCGGCCCGTTGCTCACAAGTCACGTGCAGCCCGGCACACTGGATGCATTTGCGATTGCAAAAGCCGCGCAAGCCATCTCCAGCGAAATCGTGCTGGAAAGATTATTGGAAAAGCTCATCCGCATCATCCTGGAAAACGCCGGAGCGCAAAAGGCTTTGCTAATCCGTAATAAAGAAGAAGAGTTCTGGATACAGGCGGAAGGATCCTTGGAAGGTGTTCAAGTATCTCCTTTCAGTCCCGTCAAGTCGTCAACACAATTCTCTCATGCGGTTGTGAATTATGTGAAACGAACGAGGCAAAGTGTTGTCATTGCAAGCGCGGAGGCTGATCCCACATTTGCGCAGGATCCGTACATCCAGGAGCACAGCGCAAAGTCGATCATGTGTTTGCCGATTCTTCATCAGAATAATTTCATTGGAATTCTTTACTTAGAAAATAATTTAATGACGGAGGCCTTTACATTCGACAGGATACAGCTGGTCCAAACGCTTTCCTCTCAGTCGGCCATTTCTCTTGAAATCGCTCGATTGTATAAAGAGATGCAGCAAGAAATCGAACAAAGAAAGCAGGCTGAAGAGGCGCTCCGTAAAGCGCTATCGGAAGTTGAAAAGCTTAAGAACAAGCTGGAAGCAGAAAATATCTATTTGCAGGAAGAGATCAAGAGCGAACATAACTTTGAGCAGATTGTGGGGACATCCCAACCAATGCGCAAACTGTTTCAAAACATTGAAAAAGTGTCTCGCACCGATGCAACGGTGTTGGTCATTGGTGAAACGGGGACTGGAAAGGAGCTCGTGGCCCGCGCCATTCATACTCGAAGCAAAAGAAAGGATAGTCCGTTGATTACCGTAAATTGCGCTGCGCTACCGTCCGGGTTGATTGAGAGTGAATTGTTTGGTCATGAAAAGGGAGCATTTACAGGGGCTTCAGCCCGGAAAAAGGGAAGGTTCGAGCTGGCGGATGGTGGATCGATATTTCTAGATGAAGTAGGGGAGCTTCCGTTCGAAACGCAAACGAAATTACTTCGGGTGCTACAGGAACAAGAATTTGAACGAGTGGGCGGAATTCAGCCATTGAAAGTGGATGTTAGGGTCATTGCGGCAACAAACAAGGACCTGCAGGAAACGGTAAAAAACGGCGCTTTTCGCGCAGACCTTTTTTACCGGTTGAATATTTTTCCGATTCAGCTTCCAGCATTGCGCGATCGCCAGGAAGATATCAGACTGCTTACGAGTCATTTTGTGAACAAATTTTCACGAAGAATGAGGAAGAAGATCGATCGCGTTTCGCCGAAAGCAAATGATATCCTTCTCTCCTATTCCTGGCCGGGGAACGTGAGAGAACTAGCAAACGTTCTCGAACGGGCGGTTATCCTTTGCGAGGGAGGAGTGCTCGATCAGGAGCATCTCGCCATTGCTGCGTCCCATTCCGTGCAGGCCGTGTCGCTTTCAACATTGGAAGAGACCGAACGTTCACATATTCTAAGGGCTCTGGAGAAAACCAGATGGGTCGTTGGTGGCGCTTTCGGAGCAGCGCGGATGCTTGGCCTCAACCGAACTACTCTAATTGCGCGCATGAAAAAGTTGGGGATTGCAAGACCGAATGCGCGTGTGCAGTAG
- a CDS encoding NAD(P)/FAD-dependent oxidoreductase → MTTKILILGGGFGGLYTALQLEKDLGKQSDIEVTLVNRENFFLFTPMLHEVAAADLDLAHIVNPFRKMLRRVNFFNGQVERIDLNSKRVIVFHGDELHHHELEYDHLVLSLGGVTNFFNIPGLEDHALSMKSLGDAIYLRNRMVANLEEADFECFLERRQNLLTFVVAGGGFAGVETIASMNDFLRSAIRFYPHLTEDMLRIVLVHPGPVILPELGEKLGAYTQNKLIERSVEIRVNTRVSGISEAGVQLNDGTLIDSGTLVWTAGVSPNPLLAHLPCEKDRGKLRVNQFMEVEGWPGVWALGDCAIVPDPKTGKPYPPTAQHALRQGKVLAENILAAIRNDRKKPFVFSTIGLLASIGRRTGVANILGMNFSGFIAWWLWRTIYLSKLPGFEKKIRVALDWTLDLLFTKDLVQFLTLRSPSMSHDKDEEQLAEASVGSSVIT, encoded by the coding sequence ATGACCACAAAAATTCTGATTCTGGGCGGCGGATTCGGCGGTTTGTACACGGCACTGCAACTGGAAAAAGACCTCGGGAAGCAGAGTGATATTGAAGTGACACTCGTCAATCGCGAGAACTTCTTTCTATTTACTCCCATGCTGCACGAGGTGGCGGCGGCCGATCTGGATCTTGCCCACATTGTCAATCCTTTTCGAAAGATGTTGCGTCGCGTAAATTTTTTTAACGGCCAGGTCGAGCGGATCGATCTGAATTCAAAACGCGTGATTGTTTTCCATGGCGACGAGCTGCATCATCATGAACTGGAATATGACCACCTGGTTCTTTCGTTAGGTGGAGTTACCAATTTCTTCAACATACCGGGACTGGAAGACCATGCGCTATCGATGAAATCCCTGGGCGATGCAATTTATCTACGAAACCGGATGGTAGCCAATCTGGAAGAAGCTGATTTCGAATGCTTTCTGGAAAGACGTCAAAACCTTCTGACATTTGTCGTCGCGGGCGGCGGATTTGCAGGAGTTGAAACGATTGCATCCATGAATGACTTCCTGCGCAGCGCAATCCGATTCTATCCCCATTTAACAGAAGACATGCTTCGCATAGTCCTCGTTCATCCCGGTCCTGTAATCTTACCGGAGCTGGGAGAAAAACTCGGAGCCTATACTCAAAACAAACTGATTGAAAGAAGTGTTGAAATTCGCGTGAATACGAGAGTCTCAGGAATCTCGGAAGCGGGCGTGCAATTGAATGACGGGACTTTGATCGACAGTGGAACTTTGGTCTGGACCGCGGGGGTTTCACCCAATCCTTTGCTGGCTCATCTCCCGTGTGAAAAGGATCGGGGAAAACTAAGAGTCAACCAATTCATGGAAGTTGAAGGGTGGCCCGGAGTTTGGGCTCTTGGTGACTGCGCCATAGTTCCGGATCCGAAAACGGGAAAACCGTATCCTCCCACAGCCCAACATGCGCTACGGCAAGGAAAAGTTCTGGCAGAGAATATTCTTGCAGCGATTCGAAATGACAGGAAAAAACCATTCGTATTCTCTACCATCGGTTTACTCGCATCAATCGGGAGACGCACAGGTGTGGCAAATATCCTGGGGATGAATTTTTCAGGATTCATTGCGTGGTGGCTCTGGCGAACGATTTATCTGAGCAAGCTCCCTGGATTTGAAAAGAAGATTCGCGTGGCTTTAGATTGGACGCTCGATCTCCTATTCACAAAAGACCTTGTTCAATTCCTGACTTTGCGCTCCCCTTCTATGTCGCATGACAAAGACGAAGAACAATTGGCCGAAGCATCTGTAGGAAGTAGTGTAATCACCTGA